CGGGACGCTGCTGGAACGGAGCGCCGGGACGACCGCCGCCTGCGCCGCCGGGACGACCGGCGCGCGGAGCGCCCGGACGGGGAGCACCGGGGCGCGGGGCCTGCGGCTTGGGGGGACGGGGGATGTTGCCGGGCGACGGGCGCTGGCCCATGCCCTGCTGGGACGCGAACGGGTTGTTCCCGGGACGCGGGCCCGCAGGACGCTTGCCCATGCCCTGCTGGGACGCGAAGGGGTTGTTGCCGGGGCGCGGTCCGCCCGGACGGGGTCCGGGGGTCGGGCCGTCGGCCTCGGGAGCCGTCTCCTCGGGCGCCGAGGATGCGGGCGCCGAGGATGCGGGCGCCGAGGATGCGGGCACCGGGGCCTCGTCCGCGACGGGGGCCTCGGGCGCGGCCGGGGCGGCCGCCACCGGAGCGTCCGCCTGCTCGGCCTGCGGCTTCTCCGCGGGCTTGGCGGGGCCGGGCGTGGGCGCGCCGGGGCGCGGCGCGCGGGAGGCGCCGGGGCGGGCCGCCGGTCCGGGGCGCGCGGAGGCGGGCTTCGCAGCGGCTGCGGCCTCGGCGGGCTTGGCGGCGCCCTCGGACTCGAGCGCCGCGCGCAGCTTGCGCGCGACGGGGGGCTCGATCGTCGACGACGGGCTCTTCACGAACTCGCCGAGCTCCTTCAGCTTCGCGAGCGCGAGCTTGCTGTCGACGCCCAGCTCCGCGGCGATCTCATGTACGCGTGGTTTTGCCACAATTCTCCTGTCAGGGCGGCCCGCCCCGGACAGGGCAGACCTCTAAAGGCGGACGGGTCTCATTTCGAGCCGTTCACTTGATTTCCATAGCTGCTCAGCCATCTCTCGAAGGTCTGCGTGTCAAGCGGGCCTGACACGCGCAATGCGCGCACGAAGGCGCGGCGCTTGAGGGCGATTCCGATGCAATCGTTCGTCGGGTGAACCCACGCGCCTCTTCCCGGCATGACCGCTCCCTCGTCTGGGACGAGTTCCGAGTCGATGACGACCACTCTGAGCAGAGCGGCTCGGGAAGCACGCGTGCGACAGGCGACGCACATCCGTACGGGTTCCATCCTACACCTCGGTATCGGAGCCGCCGCCGCTCGCGTGTCGCGGACGGCCGCGGTCGGGCCGACTCCTCCGCGGGGCTCAGCCCTGCTCGAGGATGCTGTCGGGCTGGATGTCGATCTTCGCCCCCGTGAGCTTCGCGGCCAGGCGGGCGTTCTGGCCCTCCTTGCCGATCGCCAGCGACAGCTGGTAGTCGGGCACGAGCGCGCGGACGGCCTTGGTCGTCGCGTCGAGGACGAAGCTGCTGGTCACCTTCGCGGGCGACAGGGCGTTCGCGACGAACCTCGGAAGCTCGTCGTCGTGGTCGACGATGTCGATCTTCTCGCCGCTCAGCTCCTCCGTCACGGCGCGCACGCGGCGTCCGAGCTCGCCGATGCACGCGCCCTTGGCGTTGATCGAGGGGTCGCGGGCCACGACGGCGATCTTGGTCCTGTGTCCCGCCTCGCGGGCGAGCGACGTGATCTCGACGAGGCCGTTCGCGATCTCGGGGACCTCGAGGGCGAAGAGCTTGCGGACGAGGCCCGGGTGGGTCCGCGACACCGTGATCTGCGGCCCCTTGGTGCCCTTGGCGACGCTCGTCACGTAGACGCGCAGACGCGAGCCGTGCGCGTAGTCCTCGCCGGGGACCTGCTCCTCCGGCGGGAGGATGGCTTCCACGGACCCGAGGTCGACGTGGATCATCCGGGGGTTGGGGCCCTGCTGCACGACCCCGGCGACGATGTCGCCCTCCTTGCCGCGGAACTCGCCGAGCACGGCGTCGTCCGCGATGTCGCGGAGGCGCTGGCTGATGACCTGCTTGGCCGCGTAGGCGGCGATGCGCCCGAAGTTCTCGGGGGTCGTCTCCTCCTCCCCGACGACCGCGCCCTCCTCGTCCCTCACGGGGATGAGGATCGCGACGTGGCCGGACTTGCGGTCGAGATGCGCGCGCGCACCCTCGGGGATCTGCCCGTCGTCGGAGACGTGCTTGCCGTAAGCCGTGAGGATCGCCTGCTCGATGATCCGTACGAGCTCCTCGAACGGGATCTCCTTCTCGCGCTCGACCGTTCGCAGCAATCCGAGATCGATATCCACAGCGTCCTCCGTATTCAGCTCTCACCGGCAGACGTCACGCCGATATCACCGCAACGATACCGGATCCGGCCCGGGAGAACCTGCGAGGAGGCCACGCCGGGCGCGCCCCGCAGCGTGCGACGCCGCCCAGCGGAGGACGATCCCGTGGGGGCGGCGGATGGCGACGAGGACGTCCTCCTCTCGCCGCGTCCGCCCGCCCTCAGCGCGACGTGAGACGCGTCACGGCGTCGGCGAGGGACACGACCTCGCGGTCGCCCGTGCGACGGTCCCAGAGCTCGACCTGGCCGTCGGCCGCGCCGCGACCCGCCACGACGAGCCTCGGGACCCCGATGAGCTCGGCGTCGCCGAACTTCACGCCGGGCGACGCCTTCGGCCGGTCGTCGTAGAGCACGTCGAGACGGGCGGCCTCGAGATCGGCGACGAGCTGCTCGGCGAGCCGGTACGCGTCGTCCCCCTTGCCCGTCGCGACGACGTGCACGTCGAAGGGCGAGACGGTCTCGGGCCAGATGAGGCCCCTGTCGTCGTGGGAGAGCTCGGCGATGATCGCCAGGATGCGCGTCACGCCGATGCCGTACGAGCCCATCGTGACCGTGACGAGCTTGCCGTTCTCGTCGAGCACCTTGAGACCGAGCGCCTCGGCGTACTTGCGCCCGAGCTGGAAGACGTGGCCGATCTCCATGCCGCGCGCGAGCGCGACGGGACCCGAGCCGTCCGGTGCGGGGTCGCCGTCGCGCACCGAGGCGACCTCGACGAAGCCGTCCGACGCGAAGTCGCGGCCCGCGACGAGGCCGTGCACGTGCTTGTCGAGCTCGTTGGCTCCCGTGATCCAGCTCGTGCCGTCGACGACGCGCGGATCGAGCAGGTACCGGATGCCGGTGGCCGACTCCTCGCCGAGCATCGGGCCCTGCGGGCTCCACGGCCCGATGAAGCCGCGCACGAGGAGCGGGTGACGGGCGAGGTCCTCCTCGGTGGCGGGCTCGACCTCGGCGGGCGCGAACGCCACCTCGGCGCGCTTGGCGTCGACGTCGCGGTCGCCCGGGAGGCCGACGACGACGATCTCGCGCGTCCCGTCGAGATGCGTGAGCGCGAGGACGACGTTCTTGAGCGTGTCCGCGGCCGTCCGCTCGCCATCGAGCACCTCGTTGGCGTGGTCGACGAGGGTCTGGATGGTCGTGGTCCCCGGCGAGTCGAAGACGACGGGGTCGGGCAGGCCGTCGAACGGGATCGGCTCGGGCGCCGTCGTGGTGAACGCCTCCACGTTGGCGGCGTAGCCGCCCTCCGTGCGCACGAACGTGTCCTCGCCGACGGGGGTCGGGTGGAGGAACTCCTCCGAGCGCGAGCCTCCCATGGCGCCGGCGTCGGCCTGCACGATGACGTACTCGAGGCCGAGGCGCCGGAAGATGCGCTCATACGCGTCGCGCTGCGCCGTGTAGCTGCGGTCGAGGCCCTCGTCGGTGTGGTCGAAGGAGTACGCGTCCTTCATCGTGAACTCGCGGCCGCGCAGAAGCCCCGCGCGCGGACGGGCCTCGTCGCGGTACTTGTCCTGGATCTGGAAGAGCGTGAGGGGCAGGTCCTTATACGAGTTGTAGAGGTCCTTCACGAGCAGGGTGAACGCCTCCTCGTGCGTGGGCGCGAGCAGGTAGTCGCCGCCCTTGCGGTCCTGCAGACGGAAGAGGAGGTCTCCGTACTCGTCCCAGCGTCCCGTCGCCTCGTACGGCTCGCGCGGCATGAGCGCGGGGAAGTGCACCTCCTGCGCCCCGGCCGCCGTCATCTCCTCGCGGATGATCCGCTCGATCCTCGCCTTGACGCGCAGGCCCAGCGGCAGCCAGGCGAAGACGCCTGCCGCCTGGCGTCGGATGTACCCCGCGCGCACGAGCAGCCGGTGGCTCGCGACCTCCGCCTCGGCGGGGTCCTCTCGGAGCGTGCGGACGAAGAGATGCGACAGACGGGTGACCACGGAACGAGTCTAGGCCGTGGCTGCGGGACCGTCCTGCTCCCCGCGGGCGTGGGGCGTCACACTCCGGCGGCGCCGTCCGACACCTGTCATGAGGCGCACCGCACCCGGCGGACGGCCGACGAGGAGAAACCCATGACACGGATCAGCATCGGGCGCACGAACAGACTCGGCTATGCCGCCGTGGGCGCGTTGGAGGCCTACGCGAGAGGCGCGGTCGACCGCGAGCTCTACGAGCTCGTGAAGCTCCGCGCATCCATCGTCAACGGATGCGGGTTCTGCATCGACATGCACGTGACCGACGGCCGGTCCCGAGGCATCCCGCACCGCAAGCTCGCCGCCGTCGCGGGATGGCAGCATGCGGGCCCGCTCTTCGACGACCGGGAGAGGGCAGCACTCGCCCTCACGGACGCGATCACGCGCCTCGGCCCCGACACGGTGACGGACGAGATCTGGGACGAGGCGGCGCGCCTCTTCGACGACGCGGGGCTGGGAGCCCTCGTGCTCGCGATCTCGACGATCAACGTGTGGAACCGCATCGCGATCGCGACGGAGATGGAGCCGCCCGTCGACGACAGGCATCCGGCGCATGGCTAGCGTGGGCTCCATGCCGTCCACGTCCCCCGCCGCGACCGCGTGGCGGGGAGAGCGCGACCGGCTCGTCGGCATCGCCTACCGGATGCTGGGCGACTTCGGCCATGCGGAGGACGTCGTCTCGGAGGTCGCCGTCGAGGCGCTGCGCGCCGAGACGGACACCGACGTGCGCTCCTGGCCGGCCTGGCTCACCACGACGTGCGTACGCCGCTCGATCGACCGGCTGCGGCAGCTCGCGGCCACGCGCGAGGAGTATCCGGGGCCATGGCTCCCCGAGCCCGTCGCCACCGGGCTGCTGCCGGACGAGGTCGTCGCGAACCGCGAGCTGCTGTCGATCACGGTGCTGCACCTCGCCGAACAGCTGACTCCCGAAGCGCGTGCCGCCGTCGTGCTGCACCGCGCCTTCGGCATGAGCGCCGTCGAGATCGCACCGCTTCTCGATCGCTCCCCCGACGCGGTGAGGCAGCTCATCTCACGCGGCGAGCGCCGTCTGAGGATCGACGACCACGCCCCCGCCCCCGCCTGCGGAGACCCCGAAGCCGTTGCCAGGATCGTGCGCGCGATCGAGCAGGGAGACGTGACGGGCGTCCTGGCGCTGCTCGACGAGGACGCCGTGCTGTGGACGGACGGCGGCGGCCGGGTCAAGAGCGCGCTCAACCCGATCTTCGGCGCCGATCGCATCGCGCGGTTCTTCCTGGGCATCCTCGACAAGGCGTGGGCGGATTCCGAGAGCGGCACTCCTGGCGTGGCGGCGGTGGATGTCAACGGCCAGCCCGCGCTGTCGCTGAGCCTGCACGGCGTGCACGACGTCCTGGTGCTCGAATTCTCGCCGGACGGAGGCATCAGCGAGCTGCGCCGCGTCGCGAACCCCGAGAAGCTCACGCGCGCCTTCCGACTCCGAGGGGACCCCTGAGAGGATGGTCGGATGGGGAATGACGAGCAGGACGTCGCGTCGCTCGTGCGCGATGCCGCGGAGCTCCTCGGCCGCCGGGTGCATTTCGACCGGTTCCTGTCCGGAGGGCAGCACGCCGTCACGGCGGTCGTGCTCGATGAGGGACGGCCTCTCGTCGTGCGTCGGTTCCCGCCCGGAGACGACGCCGTCGCGCGCGAGGCCGCGACGCTCCCCCGGCTCGCGTCGCTCGGCGCCCTCGTCCCGCAGCTGGTCGCGCACGACGGCGACGCGGAGCATCCGCTCATCGTCACGACGATGCTCGGCGGCACCACGCCGCCGCCCGGGCTCGATCCGGACCGGATCGCCCGCGAGATGGCGCGCGTGCTTGCCCGCATCCATGCGCTCCCCGGATCCGGCCTCCCGCACAACCCCGTGGCGCCCCCGCGCGGCGACGGGCCGCTCGCACGCCGCAGCAGAGACGGCTGGGAGGGGCTCGACACGAGCGAGCGCGTCCTCGCCCACACCGACTTCTGGAGCGGCAACGCCGTCTGGCGGAGCGGCTCCCTCACCGGCATCGTCGACTGGTCCGGAGCGAGCGACGGGCCGCGCGGGGTCGACCTCGCCTGGTGCCGCCAAGACCTCGTGCTTCTCGGATCGCACGACGCCGCGCACCTTCTGCTGCGCGAGTACGAGAGGCATGCGGGCGTCCGGATCGACGACATGCGCGCCTGGGACGTCCACGCCGGCGCGCGGGCGGAGGACCGCGTCGAGACCTGGGCGCCGAACTACGCCGGGATCGGCCGCGCGCACCTGACCGAGACCGTGCTGCGCGAGCGGCTCGACGCGTGGAACCAGCTCCTCTGAACCGGCCTGCTCCGCATCGAGCAGGGCGCGCCTGCTCCTAGGCTGTTCGGATGACCACCGTGCTGCTGACCGGATTCGAGCCCTTCGGCGGCGACGCGCGCAATCCCTCCGAGGAGGCCGTCGCCGAGGTCGGACGCGAGTGGAGCGGCCCCGAGACGCTCGTCACGGCCGCCCTTCCCGTGGCGTTCGACGCTGCGGCGGAAGAGCTGCGCCGGCTCGTCGTGCAGCACGCGCCCGACCTCGTCATCGCGACGGGTCTCGCCGGCGGGCGCGACGCGGTGACGCCCGAACGCGTCGCGATCAATCTCCGCGACGCCCGGATCCCCGACAATGCCGGGCAGCAGCCCGCGGACGCCCCGTGCGTCGAGGGAGGCCCTGCCGCGTACTTCTCGTCGCTCCCGGTCAAGGCGATCGTCCGCGCGATCGCCGACGACGGCATCCCCGCCTCCCTGTCGCACACGGCGGGGACCTTCGTCTGCAACCACGTCTTCTACGCGGCGTCCGGCCTCGCCGCCGCGCACCCGGGGCTGCGCGCCGGGTTCATCCACGTGCCCTGGTCGACCGAGACCGTGCCGGACGACTCCCCCGCGCTGCCGACCGCCACCATCGCTCGGGCGCTCGCCCTCGCCCTCCGCGCCGCGCTCGACTCGGAGGAGGACCTCGCCGTCCCCGCCGGCACGCTGCACTGAGCACGACCCGGAGGAGGGCCCGCTCGCCGAGCACGCCGCATCGCTACGCTCAGAGCATGAAGTTCAGTCTCTGGCTGCCCGCGAATCTGTCCTGGCACGACCTTCGTGCCGCCGCGGCCCATGCCGCAGCGCCGAGGGCGGGATCCGTCGACTGGCGCGGCCTGTGGCTCGAGGACCACTTCATGGACAACACCGACGAGCCGAACGACGGCGCGCGAGGAGAGGCGCTGACGCAGCTCACCGCCCTCGCGGCGACCGTTCCGGACGTGCGGATCGGCTCGCTCGTGCTCGGCAACACCTACCGGCACCCGGCCGTCGTCGCGAAACAGGCGGCGGCGATCAGCGACATCAGCCAGGGTCGATTCGTGCTCGGACTCGGCGCCGGCTGGCAGGAGAACGAGCACCGCGCCTTCGGCCTCGAGTTCGGCGACGTGCCCGCGCGGATCCGGTGGTTCCGCGAGGCGCTGCAGGTGATCACCGCCCTGCGGGACGAGGAGTTCGCCGACTTCGAGGGCGAGCGCTACCGTCTCGAGCACGCGTCGCTGAACCCGAAGCCGCATCCCCCGCTTCCGATCCTGATCGGCGGCAAGGGCGAGAAGGTGATGCCGAAGCTCGTCGCGCGCTACGCCGACGAATGGAACATGTGGTCGACGCCGGACCTGTTCGCGGCGAAGAACCGGATCTTCACCGCCGCGCTCGAGGACGCCGGCCGCGACCCCGCGACGCTGTGGCGCACCACGCAGGCGCTCACCTTCCAGGGCGACGACGGTGCGGAGAGAGCCGCCCGGTCGGCCCGCCCGGCGATCGGAGGGACGCCGTCGCAGCTCGTGGACACGATCGCGGCGTTCGCCGAGGCGGGCGTCGACGAGTTCATCCTGCCGCTGACGGGCGTCCACGATGTCGCGAGGATCCAGGACCTCAGCGACCGCTTCCTCGCCGAGGTGGCGGTGCACGTCGCCTGATCGCGCGGCCGCGTGGAAGCCCGCTGGATCGATGACGGCGGGACGGCCGCGGGGACGGGCGGGCGAGCGGTCCTAGACCGTGACGACCTGCGCGGTTCCGGTGGGGGCGGCGGGGCCCATCTCGTCGGCGATGCGATTCGCCTCGTCGATGAGGGTCTGCACGATGTCGGCCTCCGGGACGGTCTTGATGACCTCGCCCTTGACGAAGATCTGGCCCTTGCCGTTGCCGGACGCCACGCCGAGGTCGGCCTCGCGCGCCTCACCGGGGCCGTTCACGACGCAGCCCATGACGGCCACGCGCAACGGCACGGTCATGTCCTTCAGACCGTCCGTCACGTCGTTCGCGAGCGTGTAGACGTCGACCTGCGCACGCCCGCACGACGGGCACGAGACGATCTCGAGCTTGCGCTCGCGGAGGTTCAGCGACTGGAGGATCTGGTGGCCGACCTTGACCTCCTCCGCGGGGGGCGCCGACAGCGACACGCGGATGGTGTCCCCGATGCCCTCCGAGAGGAGGATGCCGAAGGCGGTCGCCGACTTGATCGTGCCCTGGAACGCGGGCCCCGCCTCGGTGACGCCGAGGTGCAGCGGCCAGTCTCCGCGCTCGGCGAGGAGGCGATAGGCCTTCACCATGACGACGGGGTCGTTGTGCTTGACCGAGATCTTGAAGTCGTGGAAGTCGTGCTCCTCGAACAGGCTCGCCTCCCACACGGCCGACTCCATGAGCGCCTCGGGCGTCGCCTTGCCGTACTTCTCGAGAAGGCGCTTGTCGAGGGATCCGGCGTTGACGCCGATGCGCAACGAGACGCCGGCCGCCTGGGCGGCCTTCGCGATCGCGCCGACCTGGTCGTCGAACTTGCGGATGTTGCCCGGGTTCACGCGCACGGCGGCGCAGCCGGCGTCGATCGCCTGGAAGACGTACTTGGGCTGGAAGTGGATGTCCGCGATCACGGGGATCTGGCTCTTCTTCGCGATGATGTGCAGCACGTCGGCGTCGTCCTGGCTGGGCACCGCGACGCGGACGATCTCGCAGCCCGACGCGGTCAGCTCGGCGATCTGCTGCAGCGTGGCGTTGATGTCGGTCGTGGGCGTCGTCGTCATCGACTGCACGCTGACGGGCGCGTTTCCGCCGACGAGGACCTTCCCCACCCGGATCTGGCGGGACTTCCGCCGCGGGGCGAGGGTCTCGGGGACGCGGGGCATACCGATGTTGACTGCAGGCACGGTCCCCAGGTTACGCCGCATGAGGTGGAAGCGGCCTGGACGGCCGACGAGGTCAGAACGGCGGCGGCTCGCCGACGAACGCCTCCGCGTCCGTCGGCTCCCCGCGAGGGGGTCGGAGACGCGGAAGCGGGCCGCGCAGACGAGCCGTCGACGGGGCACATCGCGCGCCTGTGGTAGTTTCGGGCGCATGATCGCGAACCGCACCTGGTGGCACGCCTGACCGGCGGCGCTCTCGCGAACCTCGATACCGACCGCCCAGTTCAACCGGATGGGGCGGTCTTCTCTGTTTGAGGGCAGCCTCGCCCAAGAGGAGTACGACGCATGACCGGGCACCCTGCCCCCACCCCCGCCACGGCTGCGATCATCGCGCGCCTGGCCGCAGATCCCGCCGCCTCGTTCGCGCTCATCGCCCGCGAGGGCGGCGACTCCGTGGAGGTGCTCGAGGGAGAGGCGATCGACGTCGAGCTGCTCGGAGACATCCCGCTGACGGATGGCGACGGGAGGCCCCGAGAGGTGCTCGCGCTCGTCCCCTACCGGCAGGTGCGCGAGCGCGGGTTCGAGGCGCACGACGACGGCGCCCCGCTGCGCTGCCTCACCGTCGACGCGCACGCCGCCGTGCCCCTCGCGGATGCCGTCGCCTCGCTGCCCTCGGCCACCATCCCGCTCGCCGACGCCGGCTTCGACCTCACGGACGAGGAGTACGCCGGCATCGTCCGCCGCGTCATCTCCGACGAGATCGGCCGGGGCGAGGGCGCGAACTTCGTCATCCGCCGCGACTACGTCGCCGGTGTCGACGCCGACCCGCGCACCGCCGCCCTCACGTGGTTCCGGGCGCTCCTCGAACACGAGCGCGGCGCCTACTGGACGTTCGCGATCGTCACGCCCGGGCACGTCGCCGTGGGTGCGAGCCCCGAGGCGCACGTGAGCGCCCAGGACGGCATCGTCACGATGAACCCGATCTCCGGCACGTTCCGCCATCCCCCGGGCGGTGCGACGGTCGAGACGCTCACCGAGTTCCTCTCCAGCACGAAGGAGACCGAGGAGCTCTTCATGGTCGTCGACGAGGAGCTCAAGATGATGAGCGCCGTGTGCAGCGACGGCGGCCGCATCACGGGACCGCATCTCAAGGAGATGTCGCGCCTCACCCACACCGAGTACGTGCTGCGCGGGCGATCGCGGCTCGACCCGCGGGAGATCCTGCGCGAGACGATGTTCGCGCCGACCGTGACCGGCTCCCCCATGCAGAACGCGTGCGCCGTCATCCGCCGCCACGAGAGGACGCCGCGCGGCTACTACTCCGGCGTCGCCGCGCTCTTCACGCCGAACGCCGAAGGCGGGCACGATCTCGACGCCCCGATCCTCATCCGCACCGCTTACCTCGAGGACGGACGCCTCCGCGTGCCGGTCGGCGCGACGCTCGTGCGCCATTCCGACCCGTACGGCGAGGTGAGCGAGACCCACGGCAAGGCCGCAGGCGTGCTCGGCGCGATCGGCGCGATTCCGCGCGCCATCACGATCGTCCCGGACGACGACGAGCCGGCACCGGCTCGCCGGCTCGCCGACGACCCGGCCGTCGCGGCCCTCCTCGCCTCGCGCAACGTGCGCCTCGCGCCGTTCTGGATGCAGGAGCAGGGCGCGTCGGACGCGACCCCGCTCGCGGGGCACCGCGCGCTCGTGGTCGACGCCGAGGACCGCTTCACGACGATGCTCGCCCATCAGCTGCGCCATCTCGGCCTCGACGTGGACATCGTGCACTGGAGCGAGGCGTCGGCCTCGCGCCTCGACGCCGCGGAGCTCGTCGTCGCCGGCCCCGGCCCGGGCGACCCGCGAGACGACGGCAACGAGCGCATCGCACGGATGCGCGACGTCGTCTCGCGCCGCCTCGCGCGGCATCGCCCGCTGCTGGCCGTGTGCCTGAGCCATCAGATCGTCGCCGATCGCATCGGCATCGGGCTCGGCTCGCTCGCGAGCCCGCACCAGGGTCTGCAGCTGAGCGTCGACCTGTTCGGGGAGGAGGCGTCCATCGGCTTCTACAACACCTTCACGGCGCGCGTGACGCCCGGCGTGAGCCGGCTGACGCCGAGCGAGACGCGCTGCGGGGAGGTCGGCGCCGTCGAGATCGCCGCCGACGCCGCGACGGGCGACGTGTACGCGCTGCGGGGCCAGGGCTTCGCATCGGTGCAGGGGCACCTCGAGTCGATC
This window of the Microbacterium sp. AB genome carries:
- a CDS encoding chorismate-binding protein; its protein translation is MTGHPAPTPATAAIIARLAADPAASFALIAREGGDSVEVLEGEAIDVELLGDIPLTDGDGRPREVLALVPYRQVRERGFEAHDDGAPLRCLTVDAHAAVPLADAVASLPSATIPLADAGFDLTDEEYAGIVRRVISDEIGRGEGANFVIRRDYVAGVDADPRTAALTWFRALLEHERGAYWTFAIVTPGHVAVGASPEAHVSAQDGIVTMNPISGTFRHPPGGATVETLTEFLSSTKETEELFMVVDEELKMMSAVCSDGGRITGPHLKEMSRLTHTEYVLRGRSRLDPREILRETMFAPTVTGSPMQNACAVIRRHERTPRGYYSGVAALFTPNAEGGHDLDAPILIRTAYLEDGRLRVPVGATLVRHSDPYGEVSETHGKAAGVLGAIGAIPRAITIVPDDDEPAPARRLADDPAVAALLASRNVRLAPFWMQEQGASDATPLAGHRALVVDAEDRFTTMLAHQLRHLGLDVDIVHWSEASASRLDAAELVVAGPGPGDPRDDGNERIARMRDVVSRRLARHRPLLAVCLSHQIVADRIGIGLGSLASPHQGLQLSVDLFGEEASIGFYNTFTARVTPGVSRLTPSETRCGEVGAVEIAADAATGDVYALRGQGFASVQGHLESILSRDGLRTLERLVTHALG
- the nusA gene encoding transcription termination factor NusA encodes the protein MDIDLGLLRTVEREKEIPFEELVRIIEQAILTAYGKHVSDDGQIPEGARAHLDRKSGHVAILIPVRDEEGAVVGEEETTPENFGRIAAYAAKQVISQRLRDIADDAVLGEFRGKEGDIVAGVVQQGPNPRMIHVDLGSVEAILPPEEQVPGEDYAHGSRLRVYVTSVAKGTKGPQITVSRTHPGLVRKLFALEVPEIANGLVEITSLAREAGHRTKIAVVARDPSINAKGACIGELGRRVRAVTEELSGEKIDIVDHDDELPRFVANALSPAKVTSSFVLDATTKAVRALVPDYQLSLAIGKEGQNARLAAKLTGAKIDIQPDSILEQG
- a CDS encoding carboxymuconolactone decarboxylase family protein — encoded protein: MTRISIGRTNRLGYAAVGALEAYARGAVDRELYELVKLRASIVNGCGFCIDMHVTDGRSRGIPHRKLAAVAGWQHAGPLFDDRERAALALTDAITRLGPDTVTDEIWDEAARLFDDAGLGALVLAISTINVWNRIAIATEMEPPVDDRHPAHG
- the ispG gene encoding flavodoxin-dependent (E)-4-hydroxy-3-methylbut-2-enyl-diphosphate synthase — translated: MPAVNIGMPRVPETLAPRRKSRQIRVGKVLVGGNAPVSVQSMTTTPTTDINATLQQIAELTASGCEIVRVAVPSQDDADVLHIIAKKSQIPVIADIHFQPKYVFQAIDAGCAAVRVNPGNIRKFDDQVGAIAKAAQAAGVSLRIGVNAGSLDKRLLEKYGKATPEALMESAVWEASLFEEHDFHDFKISVKHNDPVVMVKAYRLLAERGDWPLHLGVTEAGPAFQGTIKSATAFGILLSEGIGDTIRVSLSAPPAEEVKVGHQILQSLNLRERKLEIVSCPSCGRAQVDVYTLANDVTDGLKDMTVPLRVAVMGCVVNGPGEAREADLGVASGNGKGQIFVKGEVIKTVPEADIVQTLIDEANRIADEMGPAAPTGTAQVVTV
- the pcp gene encoding pyroglutamyl-peptidase I, which gives rise to MTTVLLTGFEPFGGDARNPSEEAVAEVGREWSGPETLVTAALPVAFDAAAEELRRLVVQHAPDLVIATGLAGGRDAVTPERVAINLRDARIPDNAGQQPADAPCVEGGPAAYFSSLPVKAIVRAIADDGIPASLSHTAGTFVCNHVFYAASGLAAAHPGLRAGFIHVPWSTETVPDDSPALPTATIARALALALRAALDSEEDLAVPAGTLH
- a CDS encoding phosphotransferase family protein → MGNDEQDVASLVRDAAELLGRRVHFDRFLSGGQHAVTAVVLDEGRPLVVRRFPPGDDAVAREAATLPRLASLGALVPQLVAHDGDAEHPLIVTTMLGGTTPPPGLDPDRIAREMARVLARIHALPGSGLPHNPVAPPRGDGPLARRSRDGWEGLDTSERVLAHTDFWSGNAVWRSGSLTGIVDWSGASDGPRGVDLAWCRQDLVLLGSHDAAHLLLREYERHAGVRIDDMRAWDVHAGARAEDRVETWAPNYAGIGRAHLTETVLRERLDAWNQLL
- a CDS encoding LLM class flavin-dependent oxidoreductase, translated to MKFSLWLPANLSWHDLRAAAAHAAAPRAGSVDWRGLWLEDHFMDNTDEPNDGARGEALTQLTALAATVPDVRIGSLVLGNTYRHPAVVAKQAAAISDISQGRFVLGLGAGWQENEHRAFGLEFGDVPARIRWFREALQVITALRDEEFADFEGERYRLEHASLNPKPHPPLPILIGGKGEKVMPKLVARYADEWNMWSTPDLFAAKNRIFTAALEDAGRDPATLWRTTQALTFQGDDGAERAARSARPAIGGTPSQLVDTIAAFAEAGVDEFILPLTGVHDVARIQDLSDRFLAEVAVHVA
- a CDS encoding proline--tRNA ligase, translated to MVTRLSHLFVRTLREDPAEAEVASHRLLVRAGYIRRQAAGVFAWLPLGLRVKARIERIIREEMTAAGAQEVHFPALMPREPYEATGRWDEYGDLLFRLQDRKGGDYLLAPTHEEAFTLLVKDLYNSYKDLPLTLFQIQDKYRDEARPRAGLLRGREFTMKDAYSFDHTDEGLDRSYTAQRDAYERIFRRLGLEYVIVQADAGAMGGSRSEEFLHPTPVGEDTFVRTEGGYAANVEAFTTTAPEPIPFDGLPDPVVFDSPGTTTIQTLVDHANEVLDGERTAADTLKNVVLALTHLDGTREIVVVGLPGDRDVDAKRAEVAFAPAEVEPATEEDLARHPLLVRGFIGPWSPQGPMLGEESATGIRYLLDPRVVDGTSWITGANELDKHVHGLVAGRDFASDGFVEVASVRDGDPAPDGSGPVALARGMEIGHVFQLGRKYAEALGLKVLDENGKLVTVTMGSYGIGVTRILAIIAELSHDDRGLIWPETVSPFDVHVVATGKGDDAYRLAEQLVADLEAARLDVLYDDRPKASPGVKFGDAELIGVPRLVVAGRGAADGQVELWDRRTGDREVVSLADAVTRLTSR
- a CDS encoding YlxR family protein; the encoded protein is MEPVRMCVACRTRASRAALLRVVVIDSELVPDEGAVMPGRGAWVHPTNDCIGIALKRRAFVRALRVSGPLDTQTFERWLSSYGNQVNGSK
- a CDS encoding sigma-70 family RNA polymerase sigma factor — protein: MPSTSPAATAWRGERDRLVGIAYRMLGDFGHAEDVVSEVAVEALRAETDTDVRSWPAWLTTTCVRRSIDRLRQLAATREEYPGPWLPEPVATGLLPDEVVANRELLSITVLHLAEQLTPEARAAVVLHRAFGMSAVEIAPLLDRSPDAVRQLISRGERRLRIDDHAPAPACGDPEAVARIVRAIEQGDVTGVLALLDEDAVLWTDGGGRVKSALNPIFGADRIARFFLGILDKAWADSESGTPGVAAVDVNGQPALSLSLHGVHDVLVLEFSPDGGISELRRVANPEKLTRAFRLRGDP